In Alkalihalobacillus sp. TS-13, the following are encoded in one genomic region:
- the asnB gene encoding asparagine synthase (glutamine-hydrolyzing) — MCGITGWIDFKENLAKETATIQKMATTLGKRGPDATTHWTSLHVAFGHARLIVVDPAGGGQPMQKVHHSNQYTMVYNGELYNTEDIRKVLVSKGHRFDSHSDTEVLLTSYIEWGEQCVNHLNGIYAFAIWDEKHERVFMARDRLGVKPLFYREKSGTLIFGSELKAILAHPNVKAEVDREGLQEIFGLGPSRTPGHGVYRGIKELRAGHALRLDRNGLRIWRYWDVKSEEHTDSLDETVEQVRWLLKDAVERQLVADVPVCTFLSGGVDSSAISAFASRFFQQEGRGALHTYSIDYEENDKYFKQSTFQPNSDGPWIEIMRDYLKTVHHSSVIDNAKLQHYLTAAVHMRDLPGMADVDSSLLWFCEEIRQQFTVGLSGECADEIFGGYPWFYRPELLERDAFPWMHSTYERESILRTDLRKKLDLKNYVHNRYQQTINETPKLDGEEPAEARRREMFYLNMHWFMATLLDRKDRMSMGASLEVRVPFADHRIVEYAWNIPWEMKMFGGREKGILRKALEGILPNEILYRKKSPYPKTHHPEYTRLVKEWLNSIIQKDSAPILDLLDRNKVSEIIQTDGGAFKTPWFGQLMTGPQLIANLAQINVWLENYNVNIIE; from the coding sequence ACCGATGCAGAAAGTCCATCACTCGAATCAATATACGATGGTTTATAACGGTGAATTATACAACACAGAAGACATACGGAAAGTCCTGGTATCCAAAGGGCATCGATTCGATTCCCACAGCGATACCGAGGTTCTTCTGACCAGTTACATCGAGTGGGGGGAGCAATGTGTAAACCATCTGAATGGCATTTATGCATTTGCTATTTGGGATGAAAAGCACGAGCGGGTTTTCATGGCGAGAGACCGGCTTGGCGTAAAGCCGCTATTTTACAGAGAAAAATCCGGAACATTGATATTCGGTTCAGAATTGAAGGCGATCCTCGCTCATCCGAACGTAAAAGCAGAGGTTGATCGCGAGGGCTTGCAAGAAATTTTCGGATTAGGACCATCAAGAACACCGGGGCATGGCGTTTATAGAGGAATCAAGGAACTAAGGGCCGGTCATGCGCTCAGATTGGACCGAAATGGATTGCGAATATGGCGCTATTGGGATGTGAAAAGTGAAGAGCATACGGATTCGCTCGATGAGACAGTTGAGCAGGTGCGATGGCTGTTGAAAGATGCTGTCGAAAGGCAACTGGTCGCTGACGTACCGGTGTGTACTTTTCTGTCAGGCGGGGTCGATTCAAGCGCAATCAGTGCATTCGCTTCGCGTTTTTTCCAACAGGAGGGGCGCGGTGCACTGCATACGTATTCCATCGACTATGAAGAAAATGATAAGTACTTCAAGCAAAGCACTTTCCAACCGAATTCCGATGGTCCCTGGATTGAAATCATGAGGGATTATTTGAAAACGGTCCATCACTCCTCTGTAATTGATAATGCAAAATTGCAGCATTACCTGACAGCAGCTGTCCATATGAGGGATTTACCAGGAATGGCTGATGTCGATTCCTCATTGCTTTGGTTTTGTGAAGAAATCAGACAGCAGTTCACGGTTGGGCTTTCTGGTGAATGTGCAGATGAAATATTCGGCGGGTACCCATGGTTTTATCGACCGGAATTGTTAGAGAGGGATGCGTTTCCATGGATGCATTCGACTTATGAACGTGAATCGATTTTGAGAACAGACTTGAGGAAAAAGCTCGATCTGAAAAATTATGTTCATAACCGCTATCAACAAACAATCAATGAAACTCCGAAACTTGATGGTGAAGAGCCAGCAGAGGCTAGAAGAAGAGAGATGTTCTACCTTAATATGCATTGGTTCATGGCGACGCTCCTTGACAGAAAAGATCGCATGAGCATGGGGGCGAGCCTCGAAGTCAGGGTTCCATTCGCTGATCATAGGATTGTAGAGTATGCCTGGAATATCCCATGGGAGATGAAAATGTTTGGGGGCAGGGAGAAAGGCATATTACGAAAAGCGCTCGAAGGTATCCTTCCAAATGAAATTCTGTATCGGAAAAAGAGCCCTTATCCAAAAACACATCATCCGGAATACACGAGGCTCGTAAAGGAATGGCTGAACTCGATCATTCAAAAGGATTCAGCGCCTATCCTTGATTTGCTAGATCGGAACAAGGTATCGGAAATCATCCAGACAGATGGCGGAGCCTTTAAGACCCCATGGTTCGGACAGTTGATGACAGGACCGCAGCTAATCGCCAATCTTGCACAAATCAACGTGTGGTTGGAAAACTACAATGTCAATATCATAGAGTGA
- a CDS encoding S8 family peptidase, whose protein sequence is MVNYRRFLLNRRAFALVTAILLLVSTFLAPAVNARTMVTQETNPIATSFKDEALTNKVSKSLQNQFKDEDQVTFLIKFNEQVDTQKVSKNAIEKAEKQKLTPYKKELAQRSAVVSALRSTAIETQGNVKQFLEKQKASKAVKDYQSFFIVNAMAVTANKEVMEQLAAFPEVAKVLPNEVRQLQPMPETTKASTQPKADVKNETNSIEWNIERVGAPAVWDMGIDGSGTVVANIDTGVQWDHPGLVEQYRGYDAANPDAPSHEMNWFDATAGQDTPYDDQGHGTHTMGTMVGAEPDGSNQVGVAPGAKWIAVKAFTAAGGTDVDLLEAGEWIIAPTDADGNLHPEMAPDVVNNSWGGGPGLDEWYRPMVQNWRAADIFPEFSAGNTTIFNPGGPGSIATPANYPESFATGATDINDNLASFSLEGPSPYDEIKPDVSAPGVNIRSTVPGSAYEGGWNGTSMAGPHVSAVVALLRQVDSSLTVDEIEEILLSTAEPMTNGEYPESPNNGFGYGLVNAFDAVSSVISGLGVVKGNVTKEGDDAEAPSFEHDAPAETYAGLNLPLTITASDNVSVTNVRVEYEISHNNWESVDAVRTDGDYHSGTYEAVIPGDAIEEPVLYYRLVIEDFGDNDIVSDEYEVSVLPGITTGYETDFESQPTGWISWGDNNSWEWGAPTSGPGEAASGENVYATNLEDQYDNNANMTLMMPPIDLGEGEAYLQFNNWYNLENNYDYGHVVISTDQETWEQLDVFNNVSDGWVEEEIDLSEYAGQRIYVGFNVDTDGSVLRDGWYIDDVRLSDSSNDTSAKASLHGKNAKPDKDAKPAKEKVAKKEKVNPAELMPTKRIDIEKKKDKGNDQGPSALPLEAEVSILESGRSTTTSPVDGSYSITHAAGDFTVMAEAYGYHPQEQSVSIEDDGETVADFTLEEMAQGTVSGTVTNEQTGDPIEGATVLLVEDAAVTPVETDADGNYSLTAYEGDYTLKVSASGYYGEEFTVTVEGDEVTDQDAQLKPFIGYPGEIGYDDGTAENARAFYDAGNGWGVRMSLPEGKEEALVTGGMFRFWTTDWPNPGGTDFKVEIWDANDEGAPGKKLAGPIDATALRNGEWTHVDLADQGVTVEGDFFMVYVQSDPNPNAPGLGTDENGPNAERSWQFVGGAWSQSPAAEGNYMIRATVDYEVTAPVITSPADGTHTNDENVTVEGQSAPGVNVHLENNGEEVAVVATNEDGSFSADITLIDGENVLVATASNERGMTDPSELVTVTLDQTKPELTIESPDDGLKTNRMAVNVTGTVDDAHLDWVKVNGQKATVNEDGTYSHRMLLDEGENVIKVVAKDLAGNRKNQTVTVDAKFGPIEVTNVKPDMDKNLEAGQSVMIEFDSEPGLEARFRIHMPLTNTGMGMVQNANELPMMEMSPGHYVGYYTATSNVVADGAVVEVVARDDYGNETEEIAEGKLYINVEE, encoded by the coding sequence ATGGTAAATTATCGGAGGTTTTTGTTGAATCGACGGGCATTTGCACTCGTCACAGCGATTCTACTACTAGTTTCAACATTTCTAGCTCCAGCGGTCAACGCACGGACGATGGTGACACAAGAAACAAATCCGATCGCCACATCGTTCAAAGATGAAGCCCTAACCAATAAAGTAAGTAAATCACTACAAAACCAGTTCAAGGATGAAGATCAGGTTACGTTCTTGATCAAATTCAATGAACAGGTGGATACACAGAAAGTTTCGAAGAATGCGATCGAAAAAGCGGAGAAGCAGAAGCTGACGCCTTACAAGAAGGAACTCGCGCAACGCTCTGCAGTCGTATCGGCTCTTCGCTCCACGGCAATCGAAACACAAGGGAACGTAAAACAATTTTTGGAGAAACAAAAAGCAAGTAAGGCAGTGAAAGACTATCAATCTTTCTTTATTGTCAATGCAATGGCTGTAACAGCGAACAAAGAAGTCATGGAGCAATTGGCTGCGTTTCCTGAAGTAGCGAAAGTGCTGCCGAATGAAGTACGCCAGCTCCAACCGATGCCTGAAACGACAAAAGCATCCACTCAACCGAAAGCGGATGTGAAAAATGAAACGAATTCCATCGAGTGGAACATCGAACGTGTCGGTGCTCCAGCTGTTTGGGATATGGGCATCGATGGCTCCGGTACTGTTGTCGCGAACATCGATACCGGTGTCCAATGGGATCACCCAGGCCTTGTCGAGCAATATCGGGGGTATGACGCAGCGAATCCAGACGCTCCGAGTCATGAGATGAACTGGTTCGATGCGACGGCTGGTCAAGACACACCATACGATGATCAAGGTCATGGTACACATACAATGGGTACGATGGTCGGTGCTGAACCGGATGGTTCAAACCAAGTCGGTGTTGCACCTGGTGCGAAGTGGATTGCGGTCAAAGCATTCACGGCTGCAGGTGGAACCGATGTTGACCTCCTGGAAGCAGGGGAGTGGATCATCGCTCCGACGGATGCCGATGGGAACCTTCATCCTGAAATGGCGCCGGATGTTGTCAACAACTCGTGGGGTGGCGGACCTGGTTTAGATGAATGGTATCGTCCGATGGTTCAAAACTGGCGTGCAGCCGATATTTTCCCAGAGTTTTCAGCAGGGAACACGACAATCTTCAACCCTGGTGGACCTGGATCTATCGCAACTCCAGCGAATTATCCTGAATCCTTTGCGACTGGTGCAACGGATATCAATGACAACTTGGCAAGTTTCTCATTAGAGGGGCCATCCCCTTATGATGAAATCAAACCGGATGTCAGCGCACCAGGTGTCAATATCCGTTCTACGGTTCCAGGAAGCGCTTATGAAGGTGGATGGAATGGAACATCGATGGCTGGACCACACGTATCAGCTGTCGTCGCACTGCTTCGTCAAGTCGACTCTTCCTTGACTGTCGATGAAATCGAGGAGATTTTACTTAGCACAGCAGAACCGATGACCAATGGAGAATACCCTGAATCTCCAAATAACGGCTTCGGATACGGTTTGGTCAATGCCTTTGATGCTGTATCTTCAGTAATAAGCGGACTTGGCGTCGTTAAAGGTAATGTAACGAAAGAAGGGGACGATGCAGAAGCTCCTTCATTTGAACATGACGCTCCGGCTGAAACCTATGCTGGCTTGAATTTACCGTTGACGATCACTGCTTCTGATAATGTCAGCGTCACAAATGTTCGTGTCGAATACGAAATTTCCCACAATAACTGGGAATCTGTAGATGCTGTACGTACAGATGGTGATTATCACTCTGGGACATACGAAGCAGTCATTCCTGGAGATGCAATTGAAGAACCAGTCCTGTATTACCGTTTGGTGATCGAAGACTTCGGTGATAACGATATCGTATCAGATGAATATGAAGTTTCAGTTTTACCAGGGATCACGACTGGTTATGAAACAGATTTCGAATCTCAGCCAACCGGTTGGATTTCTTGGGGAGACAACAACTCCTGGGAGTGGGGCGCACCGACTTCAGGACCAGGTGAAGCAGCCTCAGGTGAAAATGTCTATGCGACCAACCTTGAAGATCAATATGACAACAATGCAAACATGACACTGATGATGCCTCCAATCGACCTTGGTGAAGGGGAAGCATATCTTCAGTTCAATAACTGGTATAACCTTGAAAATAACTATGATTACGGTCATGTAGTTATCTCAACTGACCAAGAAACTTGGGAGCAACTTGATGTATTCAACAACGTAAGTGATGGATGGGTAGAAGAGGAAATCGATCTTTCTGAGTATGCTGGTCAGCGTATCTATGTCGGTTTTAATGTCGATACAGACGGAAGTGTTTTGCGTGATGGTTGGTACATTGATGATGTGCGTTTAAGCGATTCTTCCAACGATACATCCGCAAAAGCTTCTTTACATGGCAAAAATGCGAAACCAGATAAGGATGCTAAACCTGCAAAAGAAAAGGTAGCTAAAAAGGAAAAAGTGAACCCGGCTGAATTGATGCCGACGAAACGAATCGATATTGAGAAAAAGAAAGATAAAGGTAATGATCAAGGACCCTCAGCATTGCCGCTTGAAGCAGAAGTAAGCATCCTTGAATCCGGCCGCTCTACCACTACTAGCCCCGTGGATGGAAGCTACTCGATCACGCATGCTGCTGGCGACTTTACGGTCATGGCAGAAGCATATGGATACCACCCACAAGAACAATCAGTTTCAATTGAAGATGATGGTGAAACCGTAGCTGACTTCACATTGGAAGAGATGGCGCAAGGTACAGTTTCAGGTACGGTAACAAACGAGCAAACAGGTGATCCAATCGAGGGAGCAACTGTATTGCTTGTCGAAGACGCAGCTGTCACACCTGTTGAAACCGATGCGGACGGAAACTACTCGCTGACTGCTTATGAAGGCGACTATACGTTGAAAGTCAGCGCATCAGGCTACTATGGTGAAGAGTTCACTGTAACAGTCGAAGGTGATGAAGTAACTGATCAAGATGCGCAATTGAAACCGTTCATCGGCTATCCAGGCGAAATCGGATACGATGATGGCACTGCTGAAAATGCACGTGCATTCTATGATGCAGGGAACGGATGGGGTGTAAGGATGTCTCTTCCGGAAGGAAAAGAAGAGGCTCTTGTCACTGGCGGTATGTTCCGTTTCTGGACGACCGACTGGCCGAACCCAGGCGGAACTGATTTCAAAGTTGAAATTTGGGACGCAAATGATGAAGGAGCACCTGGTAAGAAGTTAGCTGGACCGATTGATGCGACTGCCCTCCGTAATGGAGAGTGGACACATGTCGATCTCGCAGACCAAGGTGTCACGGTTGAAGGCGACTTCTTCATGGTATACGTCCAATCAGATCCGAACCCGAATGCACCAGGTTTAGGAACAGATGAAAACGGACCGAATGCAGAACGAAGCTGGCAATTTGTCGGTGGCGCATGGTCTCAGTCCCCTGCAGCGGAAGGGAACTACATGATCCGTGCAACAGTCGATTATGAGGTGACTGCACCGGTCATCACATCTCCAGCAGACGGCACGCATACAAATGATGAGAATGTAACTGTAGAAGGTCAATCTGCACCGGGTGTGAATGTCCACCTTGAAAACAATGGCGAAGAGGTTGCTGTCGTAGCAACGAATGAAGACGGATCTTTCTCTGCAGACATCACACTTATTGATGGTGAGAATGTCCTGGTTGCGACTGCTTCCAACGAACGCGGCATGACAGATCCTTCCGAGCTGGTGACGGTCACGTTGGATCAAACGAAACCGGAATTGACAATTGAAAGTCCGGACGACGGATTAAAGACGAACCGTATGGCAGTAAATGTGACGGGTACCGTCGATGACGCCCATCTGGATTGGGTCAAGGTAAACGGTCAAAAAGCAACGGTCAATGAGGATGGCACATATTCTCACCGTATGCTTCTTGACGAAGGGGAAAATGTCATCAAGGTCGTTGCGAAGGACCTTGCAGGCAACCGCAAAAATCAAACGGTGACAGTGGATGCGAAGTTTGGTCCGATCGAAGTGACGAATGTCAAACCAGATATGGATAAGAACCTTGAAGCTGGACAATCCGTGATGATCGAGTTTGACAGTGAGCCAGGACTCGAAGCGCGTTTCCGTATCCATATGCCATTGACCAACACGGGCATGGGTATGGTGCAAAATGCGAATGAGCTTCCAATGATGGAAATGTCTCCTGGCCACTATGTTGGCTATTACACCGCAACTTCCAACGTTGTCGCTGATGGAGCGGTCGTTGAAGTAGTCGCACGTGACGACTATGGAAACGAAACAGAAGAAATTGCAGAAGGTAAGCTCTACATCAATGTAGAGGAATAA
- a CDS encoding ammonium transporter, whose product MAYGAEGPSISSVVQSVDMMWVAIATLLVFFMHAGFAMVETGFTRAKNALNILMKNFLTMALGALLYFAIGYGIMFGDSLSGLVGSSYFFLQNAENDIGFFVFQAVFAATCATIISGAVAERMKLSSYLMLTVCMVMFIYPVVGHWVWGGGFLSELGFIDFAGSTVVHLTGATGALAAVLLLGGRIGKYDQKTVNVIPGHNIPLGALGVFILWFGWFGFNAGSSLAADPSLVPMIITTTLLSASAGIVSSAIYSYLKFKQMDATLTLNGALGGLVGITAGTADVSLFGAVAIGFIAGIILIEAVPFIDQKLKLDDPVGAIAVHGFCGIWGTIAVGLFATNGGLLYGGGTSLLAVQSVGVLAVIAWTFGLTFLSLKVITLRSSIRVTREEEIQGLDFSEHGSTAYDMKGESFGPANNQPSFGYGLVNRLNQLGTDDHQSHNYNSN is encoded by the coding sequence ATCGCATATGGTGCAGAGGGTCCATCAATCTCATCAGTCGTCCAGTCAGTGGATATGATGTGGGTCGCTATCGCTACGCTTCTCGTCTTTTTCATGCATGCGGGGTTTGCGATGGTCGAAACCGGATTTACCCGGGCAAAAAACGCACTGAACATCCTTATGAAAAACTTCCTGACTATGGCCCTCGGAGCATTGCTTTATTTCGCGATCGGTTACGGAATTATGTTCGGCGACTCGTTAAGCGGACTTGTAGGGAGTTCATATTTTTTCCTGCAAAATGCTGAGAACGACATCGGATTCTTCGTCTTCCAGGCGGTGTTTGCGGCTACTTGCGCAACGATCATCTCTGGAGCGGTCGCTGAACGGATGAAATTAAGCTCTTACCTGATGCTCACGGTTTGCATGGTGATGTTCATTTACCCTGTTGTCGGACACTGGGTCTGGGGCGGCGGTTTCCTTTCAGAATTAGGCTTCATCGATTTCGCAGGATCCACTGTCGTTCACCTTACCGGAGCAACCGGCGCTTTAGCTGCTGTCCTACTACTCGGGGGCAGAATCGGTAAATATGATCAAAAAACGGTGAATGTCATCCCAGGTCACAACATTCCACTCGGGGCTTTAGGGGTTTTCATTTTATGGTTCGGATGGTTCGGATTCAATGCCGGAAGCAGTTTGGCGGCGGATCCATCCCTCGTTCCGATGATCATTACGACGACATTGTTATCAGCATCTGCTGGGATTGTCTCCAGCGCGATTTATTCTTATTTAAAATTCAAGCAAATGGACGCAACTCTGACTTTGAACGGAGCACTGGGAGGTCTTGTCGGGATTACGGCAGGTACAGCGGATGTCTCCTTGTTCGGAGCTGTCGCGATCGGGTTCATTGCAGGCATCATCCTCATTGAGGCTGTTCCATTCATCGACCAAAAATTAAAACTTGACGATCCAGTCGGCGCGATTGCGGTCCATGGATTCTGTGGTATTTGGGGAACGATCGCTGTCGGATTGTTCGCCACTAACGGCGGTTTATTGTACGGAGGCGGAACGTCACTCTTGGCGGTCCAAAGCGTCGGAGTCCTTGCTGTCATCGCCTGGACATTCGGTCTCACTTTCTTGAGCTTGAAAGTCATCACTCTCCGTTCTTCCATCCGGGTTACACGTGAAGAAGAAATCCAGGGGCTTGATTTCAGTGAACATGGTTCAACTGCATACGATATGAAGGGTGAATCGTTTGGACCGGCGAACAACCAACCAAGCTTCGGGTACGGTTTGGTCAACCGCCTCAACCAACTTGGAACAGATGATCATCAATCTCATAACTATAACTCTAACTAA
- a CDS encoding P-II family nitrogen regulator yields the protein MKKVEAIIRPEQFQQLRAKLLEIGIDGLTVYEAAGCGKQRKKKGVFRGNPFELQLEPKVKVEMVIRESLEERTIKVIIDSCSTGSVGDGKIFVSSIEDVYRIRTGENGTQAII from the coding sequence ATGAAAAAAGTTGAAGCAATCATCAGGCCAGAACAGTTCCAGCAGCTCAGAGCAAAACTTTTAGAAATCGGAATTGACGGCTTGACGGTGTATGAAGCGGCTGGCTGTGGAAAGCAACGGAAAAAGAAAGGCGTGTTCAGAGGAAACCCTTTCGAACTCCAGCTTGAGCCGAAAGTAAAGGTGGAAATGGTCATTCGTGAATCACTTGAAGAACGAACAATCAAAGTCATCATTGATTCTTGCTCAACAGGATCTGTAGGCGACGGGAAAATTTTTGTTTCTTCTATTGAAGATGTCTATCGTATTCGTACCGGAGAAAATGGCACACAGGCAATCATATAA
- a CDS encoding alpha-glycosidase, with product MEKTAIYHRPKNNFAYAYTNRKIHIRLQSAKNDLKNVELIHGDPYVWDDIGWKNASTSMKLEGSDDLFDYWICEVEPEFKRLRYGFELDDGAERLVYGEKGFVAEDPRDTDFYFAFPFLNEADVFNAPDWVSHTVWYQIFPERFANGDPSIDPPGTLAWGSAEPAVDNFFGGDFQGVIEHLDYLVGLGISGVYFTPIFKAHSNHKYDTIDYMEIDPQFGDKETFRKLVDECHKRGIKVMLDAVFNHSGYFFKPFQNVLKYQENSTYRNWFHIREFPIVEDPAPSYDTFAFVSSMPKLNTEHPKVREYLLNVGRYWVEEFDIDGWRLDVANEVDHAFWRDFRRVVKEVKRDVYVLGEIWHDAMPWLQGDQFDAVMNYPFTNAALEFFAKGTIEADSFIEQITKWMVAYPKNVNDAAFNLLGSHDTPRILTICEDNVRKVKLLFLFQLTFTGSPCIYYGDEIGLDGGKDPGCRKCMEWDESKHDMELRSFVSRLIGLRKKEESLQGKGHIRFIDTGSVDNVVVYERSTSDERILVVINNSAERSVIGLPQGNYRDLWNEDRTFTGGQVEVEAYGFKILKVV from the coding sequence ATGGAAAAAACAGCAATCTACCATCGCCCTAAAAATAACTTTGCTTACGCTTATACGAATAGGAAAATCCATATTCGGCTGCAATCCGCAAAAAATGATTTAAAGAATGTCGAGTTGATCCATGGCGATCCTTATGTATGGGATGATATAGGCTGGAAAAATGCTAGTACCTCAATGAAACTTGAAGGCTCTGATGACCTTTTCGACTACTGGATCTGCGAAGTTGAGCCTGAGTTCAAACGATTACGCTATGGATTTGAATTGGATGACGGTGCTGAACGCTTGGTTTATGGGGAGAAAGGGTTCGTTGCAGAGGATCCCAGGGATACGGATTTTTATTTCGCATTTCCTTTCTTGAATGAAGCCGATGTTTTTAATGCACCAGATTGGGTCAGCCATACAGTCTGGTACCAAATTTTTCCTGAGCGGTTTGCGAATGGGGATCCTTCCATCGATCCACCGGGCACATTGGCATGGGGCAGCGCAGAGCCAGCTGTCGATAATTTTTTCGGCGGAGACTTCCAGGGTGTTATTGAGCACCTTGATTATTTAGTGGGCTTAGGAATCAGCGGCGTCTATTTCACGCCGATTTTCAAAGCGCATTCCAACCACAAATACGACACGATCGATTACATGGAAATCGATCCTCAATTCGGGGATAAAGAAACCTTCAGGAAGTTGGTTGATGAATGTCATAAGCGTGGAATCAAAGTGATGCTCGATGCGGTGTTCAACCATAGCGGCTATTTTTTCAAACCTTTTCAAAACGTTCTGAAGTATCAGGAGAATTCAACGTATCGAAACTGGTTCCACATTCGAGAATTCCCGATTGTTGAAGATCCGGCACCATCCTATGATACGTTCGCATTTGTTTCCTCCATGCCAAAATTGAATACGGAACATCCGAAAGTTCGAGAATATTTGTTGAATGTCGGACGGTACTGGGTTGAAGAGTTTGATATTGACGGCTGGCGCCTGGATGTGGCGAACGAGGTTGATCATGCGTTTTGGCGTGATTTCCGACGAGTCGTGAAAGAAGTGAAGCGAGATGTTTATGTCCTTGGAGAAATCTGGCACGACGCAATGCCCTGGCTTCAAGGAGATCAATTCGATGCGGTGATGAACTATCCGTTTACGAATGCGGCGCTTGAATTCTTTGCTAAAGGAACTATTGAGGCGGATTCGTTTATCGAACAGATTACGAAGTGGATGGTCGCCTACCCTAAAAATGTCAATGACGCGGCCTTCAATTTACTCGGAAGCCATGACACCCCTAGGATCCTCACAATTTGTGAAGATAATGTACGGAAAGTAAAGCTGTTGTTCCTATTCCAATTGACATTCACTGGTTCTCCTTGCATCTATTATGGGGACGAAATCGGTCTCGACGGTGGCAAGGATCCAGGCTGCCGTAAATGCATGGAATGGGATGAATCCAAACATGATATGGAATTACGTTCATTTGTGTCGCGATTGATTGGATTGCGAAAAAAAGAAGAATCGCTGCAGGGTAAAGGACACATACGGTTTATCGATACCGGTTCGGTTGACAATGTCGTTGTTTATGAGAGAAGTACGAGTGATGAAAGAATTCTTGTCGTGATCAATAATTCTGCGGAAAGAAGTGTTATCGGTCTTCCTCAAGGAAATTATCGGGACTTATGGAACGAAGATCGCACATTTACGGGAGGACAGGTTGAGGTCGAGGCTTACGGGTTTAAGATTTTGAAAGTGGTTTGA
- a CDS encoding extracellular solute-binding protein, translating into MLKKFLNVSLTAGLAVSMLAACGPQDSDEETGGEKDKGSEKPEKLVVWEDKEKGIALEPAIKSFEEKYGIKVEFKELGMADEIREQLPLDAPAGTGPDVLTLPHDQIGAMATQGLLAPLEVEQDVIDTFTESSIQAQSFEGELYGLPKATETPVFIYNKEHMDTVPESFDELYEFSKNFTEGKNYGFLALWDNFYFANSIMAANGGYVFKQTDEGLDADDLGLNNEGAVKGAEYIQKWYDEGLFPKGIVGESGGSAMDGLFNEGKVASVMNGPWAFQGMQDAGIEIGVAPLPKLPNGEYPQTFIGVKGWHVSAYSENKEWATKLVEWVTNEENAKIRYEKTQEIPPVKSLIEDPVIADNEGASAVAVQSQRGVPMPNIPEMGQVWEPMANALQLIVTGKQDPQSALEDATKNIKQQIEASGAK; encoded by the coding sequence ATGTTAAAGAAGTTTTTGAACGTATCTCTGACAGCTGGTTTAGCCGTATCAATGCTTGCAGCCTGTGGTCCACAAGATTCAGATGAGGAGACAGGCGGAGAGAAAGACAAGGGCAGTGAGAAACCTGAAAAGCTAGTTGTTTGGGAAGACAAAGAAAAAGGGATCGCACTTGAGCCAGCGATCAAAAGTTTTGAAGAAAAATATGGCATCAAAGTAGAATTCAAAGAGTTGGGCATGGCAGATGAAATCCGTGAACAGCTTCCGTTAGATGCTCCTGCTGGAACAGGTCCAGACGTGTTGACGTTGCCTCATGACCAGATTGGAGCAATGGCGACTCAAGGGTTGTTAGCGCCACTAGAAGTCGAACAGGATGTCATTGATACATTTACTGAATCATCCATTCAAGCTCAATCTTTTGAAGGTGAGTTATATGGTTTGCCTAAAGCGACAGAAACGCCAGTATTCATTTATAACAAAGAGCACATGGATACAGTACCTGAATCCTTTGATGAGCTTTATGAGTTCTCAAAAAATTTCACCGAAGGTAAAAACTATGGCTTCTTAGCTTTATGGGACAATTTCTATTTCGCAAACTCAATCATGGCTGCGAACGGCGGTTATGTTTTCAAACAAACGGATGAAGGCCTAGACGCGGATGACCTTGGTTTGAATAATGAAGGAGCAGTAAAAGGGGCTGAATACATCCAAAAGTGGTATGACGAAGGCTTATTCCCTAAAGGAATCGTCGGGGAAAGCGGAGGTTCAGCTATGGACGGCCTCTTCAACGAAGGGAAAGTCGCTTCAGTCATGAACGGACCATGGGCATTCCAGGGGATGCAAGATGCTGGAATCGAAATCGGTGTCGCACCACTTCCGAAGCTTCCGAACGGTGAGTATCCTCAAACATTCATCGGAGTTAAAGGATGGCACGTATCAGCTTATTCTGAAAACAAGGAATGGGCTACGAAACTAGTTGAGTGGGTCACGAATGAAGAAAACGCAAAAATCCGTTATGAAAAGACACAAGAGATTCCACCTGTAAAATCATTGATCGAGGATCCTGTCATCGCTGACAACGAAGGTGCTTCAGCAGTTGCAGTTCAATCTCAACGCGGTGTTCCAATGCCTAACATTCCTGAGATGGGGCAAGTTTGGGAGCCGATGGCAAATGCACTTCAATTGATTGTCACAGGAAAGCAAGATCCGCAGTCTGCACTTGAAGATGCCACTAAGAACATTAAACAACAAATTGAAGCTTCAGGCGCTAAATAA